GACAAAAAGCGTCACAGCCACCCCTTCAAAAAGGGGAATAAAAACAAACACCCCTCTCAAGAGGGGAATTAAAGCCAATTTTTGGGCTTTGGATTATTTTTCTATCATCTTTTTTACAAAGTTTGGAAGAGAAAAAGAAGCAACGTGAATCTCTTCGTTGTAATATTTAAGTTCTCTATCAAAATCTCTAACCTTTTCAGAATCAAAATCTTTGATGGGATCAATATTTTTAGAAGCAAATGTCCACGTCCAAACTCCTGGCAAGTATTGAGGAACATACCCCATATACAACCGTGCTAAGTTAAAAACGTTACTAATACGCTTATAAGCCCTTAACATCCATTCTTTTTTTAAGAAAGGTTCTTCTGTTTGAGCAGAAAAAACACCATTTCCAGTCAAAGCATCAAAACAATTCTTATAAAAGTCTTCAGTAAAGAGTAATCCCCCTTCACCTTCAGTTGGATCAGTTGAATCTATTATTATTACATCAAACTCATTTTTGAATTTTGAAACAAACTTACTTCCATCTTCATATACAATATCTACTTTAGAATTATTCAGTTCATAAGATATATTTGGTAAATACTTTAAAGAGGCTTCAACTACTTTTTCATCCAACTCACACAAAACGACCTTTTCTATTGAATCATGCTTTAAAACTTCTCTAACTGTGCCCCCATCTCCACCTCCAATGACTAATACTTTCTTTGGGCGTTCATGCAAAAACAAAGGAACGTGAGAAATCATTTCATGATAAACAAACTCATCGTAATCACGTGTCATAATAAATCCATCCAAGGCAAATAATCTTCCATAAGCAGGGGTTTCGTATATATCAATTATTTGATACGGGGTTTTTTCTGTGTATATAAGTTTATCTACCGCTGTGTATACCCCTGTCATATGAGATTTATCGAACTCATGAAAAAGGTGGTGAGGGAAAGAATGTTTATTTGAACTCATCCTTTCACCTCAACTTTATGTTTAGAGTTTTCTGGAACTCCTATTGATTCATATAAACCTCTTTTATATTCTTCTGTCTCTTGCCTTTTGGATCTAAAAACTTCTTTCAAATAATCAAATGCCATCCATGGATCTACTGAATCCCCGCAAGTATATATATCCAAAGATGCATAATTATATTCAGGCCAAGTGTGAATAGCTAAATGTGATTCGGAAATTATTATAGCCCCACTAACGCCATGTGGCAAAAATCTATGAAATGTAGATGTAACTATTGTTGCTCCACATTCTATTGCAGCTTTTTTCATATGATACTCTATCATTTGAACGTCATTCAAAATTTCTTCATCACATTCATACAATTCTGCTATTAGATGCCTTCCTAGGGATCTTGCCATTTCTCAATCCTCCTTTAATATATTTCTAACCAGAGTATTTTGGATCTACTTTTGCTACTTGGGTTTTTAATGAAATGTCTTTTATTAGCCAAATAGTAAAAACACTCTTCCTTTCTAACCAAATAAATTTCTTTATTGAGGTTTAATTCAATTTCTCCTTCTATAACATACCCAAACTCCATGCCTTCATGAGGTTTTTCCACGCTAGTTATGCTATTCGGTTCTAAAACAACTAAAGATGGCTCTAAATTCTTAGGGGTAGTGATAGTTAATAAAAGCTCTTCTTTTACCCCTTTTGGTGTGTCGTAAATAGGGATTCTATCTTCTTTGGTGAAAATTACTTTTTCTTTATTACCTAAATTCGAGAAAAAATCTTTCAAATCAGTTCCCAAAGCCCTTAAAATCATTTCTAAATTTTCAAGTGTTGGAGAGGTCAGATCCCTTTCAACTTGTGAAATAAAACCTCTTGTTAAATCAGAACGCGTTGCTAACTCTTCTTGAGTCATGTTTCTCATGATTCTTAAACTCTTTATCTTTTCTCCAATCCTCATAAAGCTCCTCCGAAGTTTTAAATGAACACTTAATTAAACAAGACGTTTAATATTATAAATTTTTATTTTATATTTGTCAATTACAATTATTTAAATTTATGTTTCTTAAACATCAAAAATTAACGTGATGTGTTATACTAATAGTTGGTAGTCAAGGTATGATTTAACAAAATACTTTGAAAAAACAATGCATTAAAGTAAAGCATTTACCCTCTAAAATTTTTATTTAAAAAATTCGAATTAGGAAGACGCTTAAGGAGGAAAGTTTCTTATGAAATCCTATCTAAGATCGTATCTCGGAATCGATTTGGGTACAGCAAACACTCTAGTATATATGAAGAACAAAGGAATAATTTTAAATGAACCCTCTGTCATTGCTATTAATAAAGATACCTCTGAATTATTGAAGGTTGGAAAAGAAGCAAAAAAAATGATCGGAAAAACTCCTTCAAACATTGTAGCGATTAGACCCTTAAAAGAAGGCGTTATAGCAGATTATAATGTAGCAATGACAATGTTAAAGTATTTCATCAATTCTTCTATCGGTGGTGTAAGCTTCTTAAAACCTGTAGTTGTTGTAGGAATTCCAACAGATGCCTCCCAGGTTGAAAGAAACGCTTTAAAAGAAGCAGCTTTAGATGCAGGAGCTAATAGAGCGTTTTTAATAGAAGAAGCTATGGCTACCGCAATAGGCGCCGGTTTAGATGTTGAAGAACCATCTGGTAATATGATCGTTGATATAGGAGGAGGGACTACTGAAATTGCAGTAATTTCATTAGGCAATATAGTTGTTTCTAAATCTATCAGAGTTGCGGGAGATATGATTGATCAAGAGATTGTCAACTATATGAAATCTAGGTATAACATGATTATAGGAGAAAAAACAGCTGAAAAAATAAAAATAGAAATTGGAAATGCCTTTGATAGCCCTGAATACAATGAATTATCTATGGAAGTAATAGGCTTGGATGTTTTAACAGGACTTCCTAGATCTTTAATCATTAGTGGTTCTGAAATTAGAAATGCCATTAAAACTCCTATCAATAGAATTGTTGAAAATATAAAATCAGCAATCGAAGAAACTCCTCCCGAACTGTTGTATGATATTGTCAATAGGGGCATCTTTCTAGCAGGCGGAGGTGCAATGATTAAAGGAATAAAAGATCTTCTTGAAAAAGAAACTCTCATAAGGGTTGTAGTTGCAGATGATCCTATAACTTGTGTAGCTAGAGGAGCTGGAATGGTTATTGATAAAATAAATCTGTTAAAAACCATTTCTAACCATGGATAAAATGAAAGAATCAGCAATATTATACTTAGTAATTTTAATTTTTTTCTCAGTTTTTACCAATCTTTTTCAAGGCTTAGAAAATTTCTTGATTACTCT
The Petrotoga sp. 9PW.55.5.1 DNA segment above includes these coding regions:
- the speD gene encoding adenosylmethionine decarboxylase, whose translation is MARSLGRHLIAELYECDEEILNDVQMIEYHMKKAAIECGATIVTSTFHRFLPHGVSGAIIISESHLAIHTWPEYNYASLDIYTCGDSVDPWMAFDYLKEVFRSKRQETEEYKRGLYESIGVPENSKHKVEVKG
- the speE gene encoding polyamine aminopropyltransferase; protein product: MSSNKHSFPHHLFHEFDKSHMTGVYTAVDKLIYTEKTPYQIIDIYETPAYGRLFALDGFIMTRDYDEFVYHEMISHVPLFLHERPKKVLVIGGGDGGTVREVLKHDSIEKVVLCELDEKVVEASLKYLPNISYELNNSKVDIVYEDGSKFVSKFKNEFDVIIIDSTDPTEGEGGLLFTEDFYKNCFDALTGNGVFSAQTEEPFLKKEWMLRAYKRISNVFNLARLYMGYVPQYLPGVWTWTFASKNIDPIKDFDSEKVRDFDRELKYYNEEIHVASFSLPNFVKKMIEK
- a CDS encoding helix-turn-helix domain-containing protein, whose translation is MRIGEKIKSLRIMRNMTQEELATRSDLTRGFISQVERDLTSPTLENLEMILRALGTDLKDFFSNLGNKEKVIFTKEDRIPIYDTPKGVKEELLLTITTPKNLEPSLVVLEPNSITSVEKPHEGMEFGYVIEGEIELNLNKEIYLVRKEECFYYLANKRHFIKNPSSKSRSKILWLEIY
- a CDS encoding rod shape-determining protein; amino-acid sequence: MKSYLRSYLGIDLGTANTLVYMKNKGIILNEPSVIAINKDTSELLKVGKEAKKMIGKTPSNIVAIRPLKEGVIADYNVAMTMLKYFINSSIGGVSFLKPVVVVGIPTDASQVERNALKEAALDAGANRAFLIEEAMATAIGAGLDVEEPSGNMIVDIGGGTTEIAVISLGNIVVSKSIRVAGDMIDQEIVNYMKSRYNMIIGEKTAEKIKIEIGNAFDSPEYNELSMEVIGLDVLTGLPRSLIISGSEIRNAIKTPINRIVENIKSAIEETPPELLYDIVNRGIFLAGGGAMIKGIKDLLEKETLIRVVVADDPITCVARGAGMVIDKINLLKTISNHG